One window of Bifidobacterium pseudocatenulatum DSM 20438 = JCM 1200 = LMG 10505 genomic DNA carries:
- a CDS encoding DUF3488 and transglutaminase-like domain-containing protein, which produces MSTTGLSTHNTNTGDTGRTTGFGNTFTGTGTGSWADSTHSVIWMSRDGKSQALPYLRRTRASQYASLLVAALLTLAAASNLIDVYGSATSWALAAIPATIIGSLVALAGTVPALRLWWQMLFMAVAQLVVGPVLFLNDTTIAHIVPTLRTLTQGWMNMLGSFKFILSVEPPTGTADGCLLAVWTICLWFALLTGIFAVTEDGRFTMIAIIPVTANLAICALLGSSSGYYRMFVGTIMALILVIWISARWKLLELGRWLSSVVIVVLSVALAIGGCLVVDQDRTILRDHYDPPLSPYNYTSPLSGMRSYITNSKDDVLLTVENLPAGSSVRLAVMDRFDGNVWNLSDSTMSSDSSNYRRVGTSITNNAEGKKFTATFTVDKGLSDYWLPMAGAASSVTFDNSENSDSFYYNSDTMSAIYPSRTSEGLTYTETGIMPTVPTDKQIAKTDAAAISQPKAEDVPDCVDKLATAIAGGQSKGGEAAQALAEKLKESGWFSHGLSGDYPSTAGHGNYRIDQLLAGTAMVGDSEQYASAMALMARSLGLPSRVVLGFLPKDDEGEISESRTEEQGTTTITKFTGNDVTAWVEIKLDGYGWVAFYPTPKETKVPDENQNLTPPNPQTLVRQPPVPLTDPLRDDTQAKGKSSIGGSMADETSANLFWQHFGRIARKVAIYGSPLWTLLIICGLLLAIKAIALARSRKHGSTQQRVAAGWQSVAALARQSGLDIRGTRSEQAVSIANQMDISRETLLALGAQADYAAFSGNFVNEEHVQQYWRDIAQERKYMLKSLPTLRRWRAKLSLADVFHFRSNRSGRNNGSDRKHNRKKGRDS; this is translated from the coding sequence ATGAGCACCACAGGACTTTCCACCCACAACACCAACACCGGCGACACCGGCCGCACCACCGGATTCGGCAACACCTTCACCGGAACCGGCACCGGCTCATGGGCCGACTCCACACACTCCGTCATCTGGATGTCACGAGACGGCAAATCACAGGCACTCCCCTACCTACGCCGGACACGCGCCTCGCAATACGCAAGCCTGCTCGTCGCAGCCCTACTCACCCTCGCCGCCGCCAGCAACCTCATCGACGTCTACGGATCGGCCACATCCTGGGCGCTCGCCGCCATTCCGGCCACCATCATCGGATCTCTCGTGGCGCTCGCAGGCACGGTTCCGGCACTTCGTCTCTGGTGGCAGATGCTGTTCATGGCCGTCGCCCAGCTGGTTGTCGGCCCTGTACTGTTCCTCAACGACACCACCATCGCCCATATTGTTCCGACCTTGCGCACGCTTACACAAGGCTGGATGAACATGCTCGGATCGTTCAAATTCATTCTGTCGGTCGAACCTCCTACCGGTACCGCCGATGGCTGTTTGCTGGCCGTATGGACCATCTGCCTGTGGTTCGCGCTACTGACCGGCATTTTCGCAGTGACTGAAGATGGGCGATTCACCATGATCGCCATTATTCCCGTTACCGCCAATCTTGCGATTTGCGCGCTGCTCGGCTCATCTTCCGGCTATTACCGCATGTTCGTAGGCACCATAATGGCGCTCATATTGGTGATTTGGATCAGCGCACGTTGGAAATTACTGGAATTGGGACGTTGGCTCAGTTCCGTCGTGATCGTGGTGCTTTCCGTCGCATTGGCTATTGGAGGATGCCTCGTCGTCGATCAGGACCGCACCATTCTGCGCGACCATTATGATCCGCCGCTTAGCCCGTACAATTACACCAGTCCGTTAAGCGGCATGCGCTCGTACATTACAAACAGTAAGGACGATGTGCTCCTCACCGTCGAAAACCTGCCCGCTGGATCAAGCGTGCGACTAGCGGTCATGGACCGTTTCGACGGCAACGTATGGAATCTGTCCGACTCCACCATGTCATCGGACTCCTCCAATTACCGACGTGTCGGCACCTCCATCACCAACAATGCCGAAGGCAAGAAATTCACCGCCACATTCACCGTGGACAAAGGACTCAGCGACTACTGGCTGCCCATGGCCGGAGCCGCATCCAGCGTGACATTCGACAACAGCGAAAACTCCGACTCGTTCTACTACAACAGCGACACCATGTCGGCCATCTACCCCTCACGCACCTCCGAAGGTCTCACCTACACGGAAACCGGCATCATGCCAACGGTTCCCACCGACAAACAGATCGCCAAAACAGACGCGGCCGCCATCAGCCAGCCAAAAGCCGAAGATGTGCCCGACTGCGTGGACAAACTCGCCACAGCCATCGCCGGAGGCCAATCCAAAGGCGGCGAAGCGGCCCAGGCCTTAGCCGAAAAGCTCAAAGAATCCGGTTGGTTCTCACACGGATTAAGCGGCGACTACCCGTCAACCGCAGGCCACGGCAACTACCGCATCGACCAACTGCTCGCCGGAACGGCCATGGTCGGAGACAGTGAACAATACGCCTCCGCCATGGCATTGATGGCACGCAGCCTAGGTCTTCCCAGCCGTGTGGTACTCGGATTCCTGCCAAAAGACGACGAAGGTGAAATCAGCGAAAGCCGCACCGAAGAACAAGGAACAACCACCATCACGAAATTCACCGGCAACGACGTGACCGCATGGGTGGAAATCAAACTGGACGGCTACGGTTGGGTGGCATTCTATCCAACGCCAAAGGAAACCAAAGTCCCCGACGAAAACCAGAACCTCACCCCACCGAATCCGCAAACCCTGGTACGCCAGCCCCCGGTACCACTCACCGACCCGCTACGTGACGACACCCAGGCCAAAGGCAAGTCCTCAATCGGCGGAAGCATGGCCGACGAAACCTCAGCCAACCTGTTCTGGCAGCATTTCGGCAGAATCGCAAGAAAAGTAGCCATCTACGGAAGCCCTCTATGGACGCTGCTCATCATATGCGGTCTCCTGCTCGCCATCAAAGCGATCGCACTGGCACGATCAAGAAAACACGGCAGCACGCAGCAGCGTGTGGCAGCCGGCTGGCAATCGGTCGCCGCGCTCGCACGGCAAAGCGGACTCGACATTCGAGGCACACGCAGCGAACAGGCGGTTTCGATCGCGAATCAGATGGATATTTCCCGCGAGACCTTGCTCGCTTTGGGCGCGCAAGCCGATTACGCGGCCTTCTCCGGTAATTTCGTCAACGAAGAGCATGTGCAGCAGTATTGGCGCGATATTGCACAGGAACGCAAGTACATGCTCAAGTCATTGCCGACGTTACGCCGATGGCGTGCCAAACTTTCGCTTGCCGACGTTTTCCACTTCCGCAGCAACCGCAGCGGGCGGAACAACGGCAGCGATCGGAAGCACAATCGTAAGAAAGGACGGGACTCATGA
- a CDS encoding PP2C family protein-serine/threonine phosphatase, protein MIFRSIEAGLNSNVGCKRKNNQDNALASRGVYVVCDGMGGGKGGERASAQVAACFSQLAEQPSRNRTSIEHALSQSQQQVLELGQELGGIAGTTITGVVLPTRVEDSVHEQAIDEYCYVINVGDSRTYHMRADAEGHWMAESLTRITRDHSERQNAIDTGEMLPDEANRCIPRNIITQCVGAPDGIQPDWYAARSTGRFIICSDGLHAQIDRELLADVAASYGDPQVAADMLVQSALDAGGNDNVTVIVLDICGKSSDYSANDDWNVSKIDDHEDIGDLQESTLQTLRAVQ, encoded by the coding sequence ATGATCTTCCGTAGCATCGAGGCCGGCCTGAATAGCAATGTCGGGTGCAAAAGAAAAAACAACCAAGACAACGCTCTCGCCAGCCGTGGCGTATATGTCGTATGCGATGGCATGGGCGGCGGCAAAGGCGGCGAGCGGGCCAGCGCACAGGTGGCGGCATGTTTCTCGCAGCTTGCCGAACAGCCGTCGCGCAACCGTACGTCCATCGAACATGCGTTGAGCCAATCGCAGCAACAGGTGCTCGAACTTGGCCAGGAGCTTGGCGGCATCGCCGGAACCACCATCACCGGCGTGGTGCTGCCGACTCGCGTTGAAGATAGCGTGCATGAACAAGCCATCGATGAGTACTGCTACGTCATCAATGTCGGAGATTCACGCACCTACCATATGCGCGCCGATGCGGAAGGCCATTGGATGGCGGAGTCGCTGACCCGGATCACACGTGACCATTCCGAACGGCAGAACGCCATCGACACCGGCGAAATGCTACCGGACGAGGCGAACCGATGCATACCGCGCAATATCATCACCCAATGCGTCGGCGCTCCTGACGGCATTCAGCCGGACTGGTATGCGGCGCGCTCCACGGGACGTTTCATCATCTGCTCGGATGGCCTGCACGCGCAGATCGATCGGGAACTGCTCGCCGATGTGGCAGCCTCATATGGCGATCCGCAAGTCGCCGCGGATATGCTGGTGCAGTCCGCGCTCGACGCGGGCGGCAACGACAACGTCACCGTGATTGTGCTTGATATATGCGGCAAATCATCGGATTATTCGGCAAATGACGATTGGAACGTCAGCAAAATCGACGATCACGAGGATATCGGCGATTTACAGGAAAGCACATTGCAAACGTTACGTGCCGTCCAATAA
- a CDS encoding variant leucine-rich repeat-containing protein — MVDFDAAVAAVQDPNADPVFLAKIAYENPEFGANVVANPRAYPGLKRWVAQFGDERARQQLVAMGWPVPQDGIMQQEAETASEQAQYQMPSEQAQYQMPSEQVQYQQPQQSSEVQYQAQHQPPATQQCQPEPFAATPASNMANDASTEYVDPYTNPADLSEVADFSPIQPQEPVASNAGFTAELAMTTEDQMLMAEIASKAPELHPFLARNPHIYPDLLNWLASLNDSAINAAIRLRR; from the coding sequence ATGGTCGATTTCGATGCCGCGGTGGCGGCCGTGCAGGATCCGAACGCAGATCCCGTGTTTCTGGCGAAAATCGCTTACGAAAATCCGGAATTCGGCGCGAATGTGGTTGCCAATCCGCGTGCGTACCCAGGCCTGAAGCGTTGGGTCGCCCAATTCGGCGATGAGCGCGCACGACAGCAGCTGGTCGCGATGGGGTGGCCGGTTCCGCAGGACGGAATCATGCAGCAGGAGGCCGAGACGGCTTCTGAACAGGCGCAATACCAGATGCCAAGCGAGCAGGCGCAATACCAGATGCCAAGCGAGCAGGTGCAATACCAGCAGCCGCAGCAATCATCGGAAGTGCAATATCAGGCGCAGCACCAGCCGCCGGCAACCCAGCAATGCCAGCCTGAACCGTTTGCGGCAACACCTGCATCGAATATGGCGAACGATGCTTCGACGGAATACGTCGACCCATATACCAACCCCGCAGACCTGTCTGAAGTGGCTGATTTTTCGCCGATTCAGCCGCAAGAGCCAGTCGCGTCGAATGCTGGTTTCACCGCGGAATTGGCCATGACCACGGAAGATCAGATGCTGATGGCTGAAATCGCAAGCAAAGCTCCGGAGCTGCACCCCTTCCTTGCGCGCAATCCGCATATCTACCCGGATCTGCTCAACTGGCTTGCCAGTCTCAATGATTCCGCCATCAACGCAGCCATCCGTCTGCGACGGTAA
- a CDS encoding FHA domain-containing protein, translated as MSFLPYPPPPEPGWYDDDATVMSSLVEPAMAEAAQSQPTSQPTYESPESQAFQALENVQESAESYAANIQPVEQAAAALEPSDVEPVNDDDDIDWDGTVLSSAFTMKQPKLEYVLYNEQTGQEVIVDMGVLLGRKPSAEVPEGAKFVKLEDPTRTISRNHAAISFDQDGVLWIEDYGSLNGTYIIQGNEEIKVERKPMKLDAPCTVRIGDQFFTFEQR; from the coding sequence ATGAGCTTTCTTCCATATCCGCCTCCACCTGAACCAGGTTGGTATGACGATGATGCCACAGTAATGTCTTCTCTCGTTGAGCCCGCCATGGCGGAGGCTGCGCAGTCGCAGCCAACATCGCAGCCAACATACGAATCACCGGAATCCCAAGCATTCCAAGCATTGGAAAATGTGCAGGAATCCGCGGAATCGTATGCGGCGAACATACAGCCGGTGGAACAGGCTGCCGCAGCGCTGGAACCGTCCGACGTCGAACCGGTCAATGACGATGATGACATCGACTGGGATGGCACGGTGCTGTCTTCGGCGTTCACCATGAAGCAGCCGAAGCTGGAGTATGTGCTTTACAACGAGCAGACCGGCCAGGAAGTGATCGTCGATATGGGTGTGCTGCTGGGGCGCAAGCCTTCCGCTGAAGTGCCGGAAGGTGCGAAATTCGTGAAGTTGGAGGATCCGACGCGCACCATCTCACGCAATCATGCGGCGATCAGCTTCGATCAGGATGGCGTATTGTGGATCGAGGATTACGGTTCGCTCAACGGCACGTACATCATTCAAGGCAATGAGGAGATCAAGGTCGAACGCAAGCCGATGAAGCTTGACGCGCCTTGCACGGTGCGTATCGGAGACCAGTTCTTCACTTTCGAACAGCGCTGA
- a CDS encoding DNA-directed RNA polymerase subunit beta' has product MLDVNAFDKLRIGLATADDIRNWSHGEVKKPETINYRTLKPEKDGLFGEQIFGPTRDWECACGKYKRVRFKGIVCERCGVEVTKSRVRRERMGHIELAAPVTHIWFFKGVPSRLGYLLDIAPKDLEKVIYFAAYMVTSVDEEQRHEDLPGLQDEFDNDIANLEKRRNAEIEERAKKVEADLAELEAEGEAKGSARAKLRNSAEREMAAIRVRFDEQIQRLSAVFDRFKNLKPGDMEGDVDLWREMEDRYGDYFEGCMGAEAIKKRLQDFDLEAASKQLREEIDTGTGQRKARALKRLKVVNAFLTTGNKPEAMVLDVIPVIPPDLRPMVQLDGGRFATSDLNDLYRRVINRNNRLKRLIELGAPEIMLNNEKRMLQEAVDSLFDNGRRGRPVTGASNRPLKSLSDMLKGKQGRFRQNLLGKRVDYSGRSVIVVGPSLRMHQCGLPKPMALELFKPFVIKRLVDLNYAQNMKSAKRLVDRGDSEVWGVLEEVIAEHPVLLNRAPTLHRLGIQAFEPILVEGKAIHLPPLACAAFNADFDGDQMAVHLPLSAEAQAEARSLMMASDNILKPADGHTVTMPSQDMILGLYYLTTVIDGAKGQGRVFSSLEEAEMALDKHEIDMQAKVLIRLPEDFVLPKGWEPSEIEVVDPEPGSPAVVKEERFHDGSVLFATSYGRILFNSTLPVDYPFVNDQAPKKRLSKIVDDIATRYSTAQVAATLDALKDMGFTRAPWSGVSFAFSDVIQPSERDEYIEKYEAEADKVNENYEIGMLTEEERRQELIDLWTKCTSEVSEAVEEHFDSKNNLAIIVQSGARGNMMQINQIAGMRGLVANPKGEIIPRPVKSNYRDGLSVLEYFISQHGARKGLADTALRTAESGYLTRRLVDVSQDVIVREEDCGTKRGLTMKVGERDAEGNLHLVKAADGGPYSRLLATDVIDPADGETVLYKAGDALSMDVLNDLVAHDVEEVKARSVLTCESKRGVCAKCYGWSLATNKLVDVGEAVGIVAAQSIGEPGTQLTLRSFHSGGVASASDITQGLPRVTELFEARTPKGEAPIAEFAGVVKVEDTERGRQVILKPDDDSVEPIAYPVTRRAPMMVKDGDHVEAGTQLIEGSVDPKKILRILGPRAAQVNIVEEVHTVYRSQGVDIHDKHIEVIVHQMLRRITVIDSGDTDLLPGELVDQARFKAANMKAVKEGGKPAAGRPELMGITKASLATDSWLSAASFQETTRVLTEAALSQKVDDLKGLKENVIIGKLIPAGTGLARYRNAVVEPDKAIRDTIYPNFGLGGDESDAAFGDADLSEVDFSNIDFGDLKLGDDFNPDDFLDDNGGQMDLGDTL; this is encoded by the coding sequence GTGCTGGACGTCAACGCATTTGACAAACTGAGGATTGGCCTGGCCACCGCCGACGACATCCGTAACTGGAGCCACGGTGAGGTCAAGAAGCCTGAAACCATCAACTACCGTACCCTGAAACCGGAGAAAGACGGCCTGTTCGGCGAGCAGATCTTCGGACCTACCCGCGACTGGGAATGCGCCTGCGGCAAGTACAAGCGCGTGCGCTTCAAGGGCATCGTCTGCGAACGCTGCGGTGTGGAAGTCACCAAGAGCCGTGTTCGTCGTGAGCGCATGGGCCATATCGAGCTTGCCGCTCCGGTGACCCACATCTGGTTCTTCAAGGGTGTTCCGTCCCGTTTGGGCTACCTGCTGGACATCGCTCCGAAGGATCTGGAAAAGGTCATCTACTTCGCCGCCTACATGGTCACCAGCGTCGATGAGGAACAGCGTCATGAGGATCTTCCGGGTCTGCAGGACGAGTTCGACAACGATATCGCCAACTTGGAGAAGCGCCGCAACGCGGAAATCGAAGAGCGTGCCAAGAAGGTCGAAGCCGATCTGGCTGAACTTGAGGCCGAAGGCGAAGCCAAGGGCTCCGCACGCGCCAAGCTGCGCAACAGCGCCGAGCGTGAAATGGCCGCCATCCGCGTTCGTTTCGACGAGCAGATCCAGCGTCTGAGCGCCGTGTTCGACCGCTTCAAGAACCTGAAGCCGGGCGACATGGAAGGCGACGTCGACCTGTGGCGTGAGATGGAAGACCGCTACGGCGATTACTTCGAAGGCTGCATGGGCGCCGAAGCCATTAAGAAGCGCCTGCAGGACTTCGATCTTGAAGCCGCTTCCAAGCAGCTGCGCGAAGAGATCGACACCGGTACCGGCCAACGCAAGGCCCGCGCCCTGAAGCGTCTGAAGGTCGTCAACGCCTTCCTGACCACCGGCAACAAGCCGGAGGCCATGGTGCTCGACGTGATTCCGGTCATTCCGCCGGATCTGCGCCCGATGGTGCAGCTCGACGGTGGCCGTTTCGCCACTTCCGATCTCAACGACCTCTACCGTCGTGTGATCAACCGTAACAACCGTCTGAAGCGACTGATCGAGCTCGGCGCTCCTGAAATCATGCTCAACAACGAGAAGCGCATGCTGCAGGAAGCCGTCGATTCCCTGTTCGACAACGGTCGTCGTGGCCGCCCGGTCACCGGCGCCTCCAACCGTCCGCTGAAGTCCCTGAGCGACATGCTCAAGGGTAAGCAGGGTCGTTTCCGTCAGAACCTGCTCGGTAAGCGTGTGGATTATTCCGGCCGTTCCGTGATCGTGGTCGGTCCGTCCCTGCGCATGCACCAGTGCGGTCTGCCGAAGCCGATGGCCCTCGAGCTGTTCAAGCCGTTCGTCATCAAGCGCCTTGTCGACCTCAACTATGCCCAGAACATGAAGAGCGCCAAGCGTCTCGTGGACCGCGGCGACTCCGAAGTGTGGGGCGTGCTCGAAGAGGTCATCGCCGAGCATCCGGTGCTCCTGAACCGTGCACCTACGTTGCACCGTCTGGGTATTCAGGCATTCGAGCCGATTCTGGTGGAAGGCAAGGCCATCCACCTGCCGCCGCTTGCCTGTGCCGCATTCAACGCCGACTTCGATGGCGATCAGATGGCAGTCCACCTGCCGCTGTCCGCTGAAGCCCAGGCTGAAGCACGCTCCCTGATGATGGCTTCCGACAATATTCTGAAGCCGGCTGACGGCCACACCGTGACCATGCCGAGCCAAGATATGATCCTCGGTCTGTACTACCTGACCACCGTCATCGACGGTGCCAAGGGCCAGGGCCGCGTGTTCTCCTCGCTGGAAGAGGCCGAAATGGCCCTCGACAAGCATGAGATCGACATGCAGGCCAAGGTGCTTATCCGCCTTCCGGAAGACTTTGTGCTGCCGAAGGGCTGGGAGCCGAGCGAAATCGAAGTCGTCGATCCGGAACCGGGCAGCCCGGCCGTGGTGAAGGAAGAGCGCTTCCATGATGGTTCCGTGCTTTTCGCAACCTCCTATGGCCGTATTCTGTTCAACAGCACGCTGCCGGTGGATTACCCGTTCGTGAACGATCAGGCTCCGAAGAAGCGTCTGAGCAAGATCGTCGACGACATCGCAACCCGTTACTCCACCGCACAGGTGGCGGCAACGCTGGACGCGCTGAAGGATATGGGCTTCACCCGCGCACCGTGGTCCGGTGTGTCCTTCGCGTTCTCCGACGTTATCCAGCCGTCCGAGCGCGACGAGTACATCGAGAAGTACGAAGCCGAAGCCGACAAGGTCAACGAGAACTACGAAATCGGTATGCTCACCGAAGAGGAGCGCCGTCAGGAACTCATCGACCTGTGGACCAAGTGCACCAGCGAGGTTTCTGAGGCGGTCGAGGAACACTTCGACTCCAAGAACAACCTGGCTATCATCGTGCAGTCCGGTGCACGAGGAAACATGATGCAGATCAACCAGATCGCAGGCATGCGAGGCCTCGTGGCTAACCCGAAGGGCGAGATCATTCCTCGACCGGTGAAGTCCAACTACCGTGACGGCCTGTCCGTGCTGGAATACTTCATCTCCCAGCACGGTGCACGTAAGGGTCTGGCCGATACCGCACTGCGTACCGCAGAGTCTGGCTACCTGACCCGTCGTCTGGTGGACGTTTCCCAGGACGTAATCGTGCGCGAAGAGGATTGCGGCACCAAGCGTGGCCTGACGATGAAGGTCGGCGAGCGTGATGCTGAAGGCAACCTGCATCTGGTCAAGGCCGCCGATGGCGGTCCGTACTCCCGTCTGCTCGCAACCGACGTGATCGATCCCGCCGACGGCGAGACCGTGCTGTACAAGGCCGGTGACGCGCTGTCCATGGACGTGCTCAACGATCTTGTTGCCCACGACGTGGAAGAGGTCAAGGCCCGTTCCGTGCTTACCTGCGAATCCAAGCGCGGCGTGTGCGCCAAGTGCTATGGCTGGTCGCTGGCCACCAACAAGCTGGTGGATGTCGGCGAGGCCGTTGGCATCGTGGCCGCACAGTCCATCGGCGAGCCTGGTACCCAGCTGACGTTGCGTTCCTTCCACTCCGGTGGCGTTGCTTCCGCATCCGATATCACCCAGGGTCTCCCTCGTGTTACCGAGCTTTTCGAAGCCCGTACTCCGAAGGGTGAGGCCCCGATCGCAGAGTTCGCTGGCGTGGTCAAGGTGGAAGACACCGAGCGCGGCCGTCAGGTCATCCTGAAGCCGGACGACGATTCCGTCGAGCCGATCGCCTACCCGGTGACCCGTCGCGCCCCGATGATGGTCAAGGACGGCGATCATGTCGAAGCCGGCACCCAGCTGATCGAAGGCTCCGTCGATCCTAAGAAGATCCTGCGCATCCTCGGCCCGCGTGCTGCCCAGGTGAACATTGTGGAGGAAGTGCACACCGTGTACCGCTCCCAGGGCGTGGATATCCACGATAAGCACATCGAGGTCATCGTGCACCAGATGCTGCGTCGTATCACGGTGATCGATTCCGGCGATACCGACCTTCTTCCGGGTGAACTGGTGGATCAGGCCCGCTTCAAGGCCGCCAATATGAAGGCCGTGAAGGAAGGTGGCAAGCCTGCTGCCGGTCGTCCGGAGCTGATGGGCATCACCAAGGCCTCGCTGGCAACCGATTCCTGGCTGTCCGCGGCTTCCTTCCAGGAGACCACCCGCGTGCTTACCGAAGCCGCTCTGAGCCAGAAGGTCGATGACCTCAAGGGCCTCAAGGAGAACGTCATCATCGGTAAGCTCATCCCGGCAGGTACCGGCCTTGCCCGTTACCGTAACGCCGTGGTCGAGCCTGACAAGGCCATTCGCGACACCATCTACCCGAACTTCGGTTTGGGTGGCGACGAGTCCGATGCCGCCTTCGGCGACGCCGATCTGTCCGAAGTCGACTTCTCGAACATCGACTTCGGAGATCTGAAGCTCGGCGACGACTTCAATCCGGATGACTTCCTGGACGACAATGGCGGTCAGATGGATTTGGGCGACACCCTGTGA